Proteins from one Anthonomus grandis grandis chromosome 8, icAntGran1.3, whole genome shotgun sequence genomic window:
- the LOC126739979 gene encoding sialin-like, protein MVAISENINGEIKENTCEIRPEATHPSWKIWKKRRYLVAIMGFCGFFNVYILRVNLSIAIVAMTQDRYTTLENGTLVNMGPEFDWNNELQGHILSSFFYGYLATQFAGGLLAPKIGGKKLFGFGVAVTAALTVITPWLTGIHVYFLIAVRVIEGLFEGITYPSFHNIWSKWAPPLERARLALTTFSGCFVGTVVAMPACAYLADNLGWQSVFYICGASGLLWFLAWTLLIAGTPEEDSRISNEELVYIRESIKKVAMSQNFNTTVPWRKIFTSIPVWAIVVSHSCENWGFYTMLTQLPKYLKDVYKYDLTKSGFLSALPYLVMAVLMQLCGLWADWFLVKGILNTTQVRKAFNCFGFLSQTCFMLTAALWNDRIGSVFCITMAVGLGAFAWPGFSINHLDLAPQYAGILMGIGNTFATIPGIISPTITGYIVKSPATVQQWQTVFYIAAGIYLFGAVFYGTFASGNLQSWALEKNEPSIKKAKNEHTKHFTTRNVLQGEEKF, encoded by the exons ATGGTTGCAATTAGCGAAAATATAAATggagaaataaaagaaaatacttgTGAAATCAG accaGAAGCAACACATCCATCatggaaaatttggaaaaaacgaaGATATTTAGTGGCAATCATGGGATTCTGTGGGTTCTTTAACGTGTATATTTTAAGGGTAAATCTTAGTATAGCCATAGTTGCCATGACTCAAGACAGATATACCACATTAGAAAATGGAACCCTTGTAAACATG GGTCCAGAATTTGACTGGAACAACGAACTCCAAGGACATATCCTGAGTTCTTTCTTCTATGGTTATCTAGCAACTCAATTCGCTGGAGGACTTCTAGCCCCTAAAATAGGTGGCAAAAAGTTGTTCGGTTTTGGGGTGGCTGTTACTGCTGCTCTTACTGTTATTACACCTTGGCTCACTGGCATACATGTATATTTTCTTATAGCTGTTAGAGTAATTGAAGGGCTATTTGAAGGTATAACGTATCCGTCATTTCACAATATTTGGTCAAAATGGGCACCACCATTAGAAAGGGCTAGACTGGCTCTTACCACCTTTTCCGGCTGTTTTGTAGGAACGGTAGTTGCTATGCCTGCCTGTGCCTACTTAGCAGATAACTTGGGTTGGCAGAGCGTGTTTTACATTTGTG GAGCCTCAGGTTTGTTGTGGTTCTTAGCCTGGACCCTTTTAATAGCGGGTACTCCAGAGGAAGACTCTAGAATCTCTAATGAAGAATTAGTTTACATTCGAGAGTCTATTAAGAAGGTTGCAATGAGCCAAAACTTCAATACCACAGTTCCGTGGAGGAAAATTTTTACCTCAATACCAGTATGGGCCATAGTTGTTTCACATTCATGTGAAAATTGGGGATTTTATACAATGCTTACCCAATTACCAAAGTATTTAAAAG atgtgTATAAATATGATTTGACAAAATCCGGATTTCTCTCAGCCTTGCCTTATTTAGTAATGGCAGTATTGATGCAACTATGTGGATTATGGGCTGATTGGTTTCTCGTTAAAGGAATATTAAATACTACACAGGTCAGAAAAGCATTTAACTGCTTTGGATTTTTATCCCAAACATGTTTTATGCTCACTGCCGCCCTTTGGAATGATAGAATTGGGTCTGTTTTTTGCATAACGATGGCTGTTGGGCTTGGGGCATTTGCTTGGCCAGGATTTAG CATAAACCATTTGGATTTAGCTCCACAGTACGCTGGCATTCTCATGGGTATAGGTAATACTTTTGCAACCATTCCAGGAATCATTAGTCCCACAATAACTGGATATATTGTGAAATCTCCTGCA ACGGTTCAGCAATGGCAAACCGTGTTTTATATAGCAGctggaatttatttatttggagcGGTTTTTTATGGTACTTTTGCCTCTGGAAACTTACAATCTTGGGCCTTAGAAAAGAACGAACCTTCGatcaaaaaagcaaaaaatgaacACACAAAACATTTTACTACTCGCAATGTGCTCCAAGGGgaagaaaagttttaa